One Cryptomeria japonica chromosome 9, Sugi_1.0, whole genome shotgun sequence genomic window carries:
- the LOC131029740 gene encoding NAD(P)H-quinone oxidoreductase chain 4, chloroplastic-like has product MGLVIYLGFLITYAIKLPIFPLHTWLPDTHGEAHYSTCMLLAGVLLKMGGYGLIRINMELLPHAHSLFSPWLIIVGAVQIIYAALTSMGQRNLKRRIAYSSISHMGFVIIGIGSMTYIGLNGAILQMISHGLIGAALFFLVGTSYDRIRTLFLDEMGGIAIPIPKIFTMFSSFSMASLALPGMSGFVAEFMIFLGVITNYKYSSTFRIIITAIAAIGMILTPIYLLSMLRRMFYGYKVLNVPNPYFKDSGPRELFILICLFLPIIGIGLYPDLVLFLYNAKVEAIFSQSFY; this is encoded by the coding sequence ATGGGCTTAGTCATATATTTAGGGTTTTTGATCACTTATGCAATAAAATTGCCAATCTTCCCTTTACATACCTGGTTACCAGATACTCATGGGGAAGCACATTATAGTACATGTATGCTTTTGGCCGGAGTTCTATTGAAAATGGGGGGATATGGGTTGATTCGGATCAATATGGAATTGCTACCTCATGCTCATTCTTTGTTTTCACCATGGTTGATAATAGTAGGAGCAGTGCAAATTATCTATGCAGCTCTAACTTCTATGGGTCAACGCAATTTGAAAAGAAGGATAGCCTATTCATCAATATCTCATATGGGTTTTGTAATTATAGGAATTGGTTCCATGACATATATAGGTCTCAACGGAGCCATTTTGCAAATGATTTCTCATGGATTAATTGGTGCTGCACTTTTTTTCTTGGTAGGAACAAGTTATGATAGGATACGTACTCTTTTCCTTGATGAAATGGGAGGAATCGCTATACCAATTCCTAAAATCTTTACTATGTTCAGTAGCTTTTCAATGGCTTCTCTTGCATTGCCAGGAATGAGTGGTTTTGTAGCAGAATTTATGATATTTTTGGGTGTAATTACTAATTATAAATATTCTTCGACCTTTCGGATCATTATTACTGCAATAGCGGCAATTGGAATGATATTAACTCCCATTTATTTGTTATCTATGTTACGTCGAATGTTCTATGGATATAAGGTTTTGAATGTCCCGAATCCTTATTTTAAGGATTCGGGACCACGCGAACTTTTTATTTTGATCTGTCTCTTTCTACCAATCATAGGTATTGGTCTTTACCCCGATCTAGTTCTATTTTTATATAATGCTAAGGTAGAAGCTATTTTCTCTCAATCTTTCTATTAA